In Bacillus sp. SB49, a single window of DNA contains:
- the pdhA gene encoding pyruvate dehydrogenase (acetyl-transferring) E1 component subunit alpha, with protein MKRTLENIENQFETFQILNEEGEIVNEDYMPDLSDEDLKEIMRRMVYTRILDQRSIALNRQGRLGFYAPTAGQEASQLGTQFALEKADFILPGYRDVPQLIWHGLPLHKAFLFSRGHFQGNQMPEGVNAVSPQIIIGAQITQTAGVGLGYKKRGENAVAITYTGDGGASQGDFYEGINFAGAFGAQAIFVVQNNRFAISVPVEKQSAAQTIAQKAVAAGIEGIQVDGMDVLAVYAATKDARERAVNGEGPTLIETLTYRYGPHTMAGDDPTRYRTEDQDSEWEKKDPIVRFRKFLEAKGLWSEEEENELIEKTKEEIKAAIKEADNTPKQTVTDLIGIMHEELPSNLKEQLDEYKEKESK; from the coding sequence TTGAAACGAACTCTTGAGAACATCGAAAATCAGTTCGAAACGTTTCAAATCCTGAATGAGGAAGGCGAAATCGTAAATGAAGATTACATGCCTGACCTATCAGACGAAGATCTAAAAGAAATTATGCGCCGTATGGTTTATACGCGTATCCTGGACCAGCGTTCTATCGCGCTTAACCGCCAAGGACGTCTTGGTTTCTATGCACCAACAGCAGGGCAGGAAGCTTCCCAGCTGGGTACACAATTTGCATTGGAGAAAGCGGACTTCATTCTCCCTGGTTACCGTGATGTACCACAATTGATCTGGCACGGCCTTCCACTTCACAAGGCGTTCCTATTCTCTCGTGGACACTTCCAAGGGAACCAAATGCCTGAAGGCGTTAACGCAGTAAGCCCGCAAATCATCATCGGAGCGCAGATCACTCAGACTGCCGGTGTTGGACTTGGCTATAAGAAACGCGGAGAGAACGCTGTAGCAATCACTTACACAGGTGACGGCGGTGCGTCTCAAGGTGACTTCTACGAAGGTATTAACTTCGCAGGTGCTTTTGGTGCGCAAGCGATCTTTGTCGTTCAGAACAACCGTTTCGCAATTTCCGTACCTGTTGAAAAGCAATCTGCTGCACAAACGATTGCTCAAAAAGCAGTAGCTGCAGGAATTGAAGGTATTCAGGTAGACGGTATGGACGTTCTTGCTGTTTATGCTGCAACGAAAGATGCTCGTGAGCGTGCCGTAAACGGAGAAGGTCCGACATTGATCGAGACGCTTACTTACCGTTATGGTCCACACACAATGGCCGGAGATGATCCGACTCGTTACCGTACGGAAGATCAAGACAGCGAGTGGGAGAAGAAAGATCCAATCGTTCGTTTCCGTAAATTCCTTGAAGCGAAAGGCCTGTGGTCTGAAGAGGAAGAAAACGAATTGATCGAAAAGACAAAAGAAGAAATCAAAGCTGCCATCAAGGAAGCTGACAATACTCCGAAGCAGACAGTTACTGATTTGATCGGTATCATGCACGAAGAGCTTCCATCCAACTTGAAAGAACAATTGGATGAATACAAAGAAAAGGAGTCGAAATAA
- a CDS encoding YkyA family protein, whose product MPKRMLIGGLGAAAILLSACTGTSAHEAMYDHLEKAVSLEDAFRDQQQPMVELEEKEQKLYEEIIDLQTDQMDQIKEKSKEASAIVEDRKKKLKLEKESIDAAKEEFDNIDGLAKDLEEDKAEAKDEAEALVETMDQRYDTYQTLYSAYTKALQLDEELYDMLQKEDLTQEAMQGQIEKINESYQTVMDKNKEFNEYTDAYNNKKKELYDALSLNVEYEDHEESKES is encoded by the coding sequence GTGCCGAAACGTATGCTGATCGGAGGCCTGGGTGCTGCTGCAATCTTGCTGTCTGCATGTACGGGGACGTCCGCACACGAAGCGATGTACGATCATTTGGAAAAAGCGGTTTCTTTGGAAGATGCATTCCGCGACCAGCAGCAGCCGATGGTGGAGCTGGAAGAGAAGGAACAGAAACTTTACGAAGAGATCATTGATCTTCAGACGGACCAGATGGATCAAATCAAAGAGAAGTCCAAGGAAGCCTCTGCTATTGTAGAAGATCGGAAGAAGAAGCTGAAACTGGAGAAAGAGAGCATCGACGCAGCCAAAGAGGAGTTCGATAACATAGATGGTCTTGCAAAAGACTTGGAAGAGGACAAGGCCGAAGCGAAAGACGAGGCCGAAGCCCTCGTAGAAACAATGGATCAGCGCTACGATACATACCAGACTCTTTACAGTGCTTACACAAAAGCCCTTCAGCTGGACGAAGAGCTCTATGATATGCTTCAGAAGGAAGATTTGACGCAGGAAGCCATGCAGGGCCAGATTGAGAAAATCAACGAGAGCTATCAGACGGTTATGGATAAGAATAAAGAATTTAATGAATATACGGACGCCTACAATAATAAGAAGAAAGAACTTTACGATGCCTTGTCCTTAAATGTGGAATATGAGGATCATGAAGAATCCAAGGAATCCTGA
- a CDS encoding Cof-type HAD-IIB family hydrolase codes for MTNKKIAFFDIDGTLLDHDKKLPEKTKQAIQKLKEQGVYCAIATGRAPFMYKSLREELGIDSYVSFNGQYVVFEGKEIYKNPLSEEALQKLHVHAEENDHPMVFMNEEEMRASTPDHDSIRQSLGTLLLDHPAADEGFYSGRNIYQSLLFCEGREIEQYEEAYEAFDFIRWHPLSCDVLPKGGSKAEGIKKMIEAAGMTMGDTYAFGDGLNDIEMISEVGTGVAMGNAVPETKAVSDYVTTDVSEDGLSHAIYELGLLK; via the coding sequence ATGACAAATAAAAAAATCGCCTTCTTCGATATAGACGGCACCCTGCTAGACCATGATAAGAAACTTCCTGAAAAGACAAAACAGGCCATACAGAAATTGAAAGAGCAAGGGGTATACTGTGCCATTGCCACCGGCCGTGCCCCGTTCATGTACAAGAGCTTGCGAGAAGAACTTGGAATCGATTCCTATGTGAGCTTTAACGGACAGTACGTAGTTTTTGAAGGGAAAGAGATTTACAAAAACCCACTTTCAGAAGAAGCACTTCAGAAGCTGCACGTCCACGCAGAAGAGAATGACCATCCGATGGTCTTTATGAACGAAGAGGAGATGAGAGCGTCTACGCCTGATCATGACTCTATTCGCCAAAGTCTCGGCACGCTTCTGCTTGACCATCCGGCTGCAGATGAAGGTTTCTACAGCGGTCGTAACATCTATCAATCCCTGCTTTTCTGTGAAGGAAGAGAAATTGAACAATATGAGGAGGCGTACGAGGCATTCGACTTCATTCGCTGGCATCCGCTCTCCTGTGATGTTCTTCCTAAAGGCGGATCTAAAGCAGAGGGAATTAAGAAAATGATCGAAGCAGCCGGCATGACCATGGGGGATACGTACGCTTTCGGTGACGGACTCAACGACATTGAAATGATTTCAGAAGTCGGAACCGGGGTAGCCATGGGGAACGCTGTACCGGAAACGAAGGCCGTAAGTGACTACGTTACGACGGATGTTTCGGAAGATGGTCTGTCCCACGCCATTTATGAGCTTGGTTTATTGAAATAA
- a CDS encoding alpha-ketoacid dehydrogenase subunit beta yields the protein MAQMTMIQAITDAMRTELKNDENVLIFGEDVGQNGGVFRATEGLQSEFGEDRVFDTPLAESGIGGMSIGLALTGFRPVPEIQFFGFVYEVMDAISGQMARYRYRSGGTRPMPITVRSPFGGGVHTPELHADSLEGLMAQQPGLRVVIPSNPYDAKGLLISSIRNNDPVIFLEHMKLYRSFREEVPEEEYTVELDKAAVKREGTDVTLVAYGAMVHSSLKAAEELEKDGISAEVIDLRTVSPVDYETILESVKKTNRAVVVQEAQKQAGIAANVVSEIQEKAILHLEAPVLRVAAPDTVYAFTQAEEVWLPNHNTIVEKVNDVMNF from the coding sequence ATGGCACAAATGACTATGATTCAAGCCATCACAGATGCGATGCGCACAGAACTTAAAAATGATGAAAACGTGCTGATTTTCGGTGAAGACGTCGGTCAAAACGGCGGTGTATTCCGTGCGACAGAAGGTCTTCAAAGTGAATTCGGCGAAGACCGCGTATTCGATACGCCTCTTGCTGAATCCGGAATCGGCGGTATGTCCATCGGGCTTGCCCTGACTGGTTTCCGTCCGGTACCTGAAATCCAATTCTTCGGTTTCGTATACGAAGTAATGGATGCAATCAGCGGTCAAATGGCACGTTACCGTTACCGTTCCGGTGGTACACGTCCAATGCCGATTACGGTCCGTTCTCCTTTCGGTGGTGGTGTACACACACCAGAACTTCACGCAGACAGCCTGGAAGGCCTTATGGCACAACAGCCTGGACTTCGTGTAGTTATTCCATCCAACCCTTACGATGCGAAAGGTCTATTGATCTCTTCCATCCGCAATAACGATCCTGTTATCTTCCTTGAGCACATGAAGCTTTACCGCTCTTTCCGTGAAGAAGTTCCGGAAGAAGAGTACACGGTAGAGCTTGATAAAGCTGCAGTGAAGCGCGAAGGTACAGACGTAACATTGGTCGCTTACGGCGCAATGGTACACTCTTCCCTTAAAGCAGCGGAAGAACTCGAGAAAGACGGAATCAGTGCAGAAGTTATCGACCTTCGTACTGTAAGCCCGGTTGACTACGAAACGATCCTTGAATCTGTTAAGAAGACAAACCGTGCGGTAGTCGTTCAAGAAGCTCAGAAACAAGCTGGTATTGCAGCGAACGTCGTTTCTGAAATTCAAGAAAAAGCCATTCTTCACTTGGAAGCTCCTGTTCTGCGTGTAGCTGCACCGGATACAGTATATGCATTCACTCAAGCGGAAGAAGTATGGTTGCCTAACCACAACACAATCGTTGAAAAAGTCAACGATGTTATGAACTTTTAA
- the def gene encoding peptide deformylase has translation MITMDDIVREGHPALRTVTEEVSLPPSEEDKETLEEMLQYLKNSQDDQVCSRYGLRPGVGLAAPQINVNKRMLAVHFTDMKDKLYSYGLFNPRIVSHSVEKTYLTSGEGCLSVDREVPGYVPRHRRITVKGTDLEGNVVKLRLKDYAAIVFQHEIDHLHGVMFYDHIDMDNPFKEPENATPADR, from the coding sequence ATGATTACGATGGATGATATCGTCCGGGAAGGTCACCCCGCTTTGAGAACCGTGACCGAAGAAGTCTCCCTCCCACCATCCGAAGAGGATAAAGAGACGTTGGAAGAAATGCTTCAATACTTGAAGAACAGCCAGGATGACCAGGTGTGCAGCCGGTACGGCTTAAGACCAGGTGTCGGTCTGGCAGCTCCGCAGATCAACGTGAATAAACGAATGCTTGCCGTACACTTCACGGACATGAAGGATAAGCTCTACAGTTATGGTCTGTTTAATCCGAGAATTGTCAGTCATTCCGTTGAAAAGACGTATTTGACATCAGGGGAAGGGTGCCTCTCTGTTGACAGAGAAGTACCCGGCTACGTCCCTCGTCACCGCCGAATCACCGTAAAGGGCACAGATCTTGAAGGTAATGTAGTCAAGCTGCGTCTGAAAGATTATGCAGCTATCGTATTTCAACATGAAATCGATCACCTGCACGGCGTCATGTTCTACGATCATATTGATATGGATAATCCTTTCAAAGAGCCGGAGAATGCTACACCCGCCGACCGATGA